A window from Flavobacterium gyeonganense encodes these proteins:
- a CDS encoding heme-binding protein produces the protein MENLNGLQQQKCPYQAQQTSGTAITTPAAAPAVIPDITTPLVSTTNQPPVIGTNNLGLINSFIGTWNSPTGANATGYNVMPLPQTDAPSGYITKNFPYFEEISFSAIAGGAPNREGQYTQASSVLFYEQRVYIANNADPNGAQPIQNTLIHAENGTWLYHVIQNQVEGPYGPGFVPDSNPIPVQNPATQYNKQISVPHGVSVLMTGGPVASGTGNPVFPTADRTKLPFTDPTIIDPSTYLTTQLKALNSQGITVDSYSSITVSTNNEGGAVSNINFETSFGKVLSMTTTWYVENLSNGTTQLQYIQNIVLQFLINGMPTQFLHIDANTLQLVETFVPVNANQAWQNTGIAVQPGNTITISYESGLWTADPQTNYGNLYDANGCPGIIITQSGYPVQNVNMGSLIGQVGNNAPFYIGNGPVTTPAVQSGPLKLCINDDLNAEYGAGLADNIGSLQVRIKI, from the coding sequence ATGGAAAATTTAAACGGTTTACAACAGCAAAAATGCCCTTATCAGGCTCAACAAACATCTGGAACAGCAATAACAACACCAGCTGCAGCACCAGCGGTAATTCCAGACATTACAACTCCGCTTGTATCAACAACAAATCAGCCGCCGGTTATTGGTACTAATAATCTTGGGCTTATAAATAGTTTTATTGGCACCTGGAATAGTCCCACGGGAGCAAATGCCACAGGTTACAATGTTATGCCTTTGCCGCAAACAGATGCTCCAAGTGGTTATATCACTAAAAACTTTCCTTATTTCGAAGAAATCTCATTTTCGGCTATAGCTGGCGGTGCACCAAATAGGGAAGGGCAATATACACAGGCAAGCAGCGTGTTGTTTTATGAACAAAGAGTTTACATTGCCAACAATGCCGATCCAAACGGAGCACAGCCAATTCAGAATACTTTAATTCATGCTGAGAACGGAACGTGGCTTTATCACGTAATACAAAATCAGGTTGAAGGTCCTTATGGTCCTGGTTTTGTTCCGGATTCAAATCCAATTCCTGTACAAAATCCGGCAACTCAGTACAACAAACAAATTTCTGTACCTCATGGTGTTTCAGTTTTAATGACGGGAGGACCAGTTGCTTCGGGAACAGGAAATCCGGTTTTTCCAACTGCAGACAGAACGAAATTACCGTTTACAGATCCTACGATAATTGATCCGTCAACCTATTTGACAACTCAATTAAAGGCATTGAACAGTCAGGGGATTACGGTTGACAGCTACTCAAGTATTACGGTAAGTACAAATAATGAAGGTGGTGCAGTAAGCAATATAAATTTTGAAACTTCTTTTGGAAAAGTGCTTTCCATGACCACCACTTGGTATGTTGAAAATTTAAGTAACGGAACGACTCAGTTACAATACATTCAAAATATTGTTTTACAATTTTTGATTAATGGTATGCCAACTCAGTTTTTGCATATCGATGCCAATACTTTACAGCTGGTAGAAACCTTTGTTCCGGTTAATGCAAATCAAGCATGGCAAAATACCGGAATCGCCGTACAGCCAGGTAATACAATAACAATAAGTTACGAATCTGGTCTATGGACAGCAGATCCGCAAACAAATTACGGTAACCTGTATGACGCAAATGGATGTCCGGGAATTATTATAACGCAATCAGGATATCCTGTTCAAAATGTAAATATGGGATCACTTATAGGACAAGTTGGAAATAACGCTCCATTTTATATTGGAAATGGACCCGTTACAACTCCTGCAGTTCAAAGCGGACCATTGAAGTTATGCATCAACGATGATTTAAATGCTGAATACGGAGCAGGATTAGCTGATAATATTGGCAGTCTGCAAGTGCGTATCAAAATTTAA
- a CDS encoding thiamine pyrophosphate-dependent enzyme: MSKIVAEQLVEMLVEAGVKRVYAVTGDSLNYFNDAIRRDGRIKWIHVRHEEVGAYAAAAEAELDGFAVCAGSCGPGHVHLINGLYDAHRSHIPLLAIASTINTSEMGMDYFQETNTIKLFDDCSCYNQMIMTAEQAPRIIQTAIQHALGKKGVAVIGLPGDVSELEAVQSNISTQYFYCNPVIRPSDSELQLLAKTINESFKITLFCGIGAEKAHDQVVELSKHIKAPVGYSFRGKMSIQPDNPNEIGMTGLLGQPSAYHSMHESDLVLLLGTDFPYDKFMPVDNKIIQIDTSSERLGRRANLYMGLCGDVSDTIEALLPLVETKTDDSFLQAQLKLYSTVKENMNTYIADNGGEDNIQPEYVAHIIDKLADQNAIFTVDTGMTCVWGARFIKGTGARKMLGSFNHGSMANAMPMAIGAALAHPEKQVIAMCGDGGLSMLMGDLATVNQYKIPIKIIVFNNRALGMVKLEMEVIGLPDNETDMINPDFGMIAQAMGFQGVNVHRPEEVEGAIKDAFLHDGPVLLNIFTNPNSLAMPPKVEWKQVLGMAKSMTRLMLGGKMEEVLDTIKSNYKHLKEGL; this comes from the coding sequence ATGAGTAAAATAGTTGCAGAACAATTAGTAGAAATGTTGGTAGAAGCCGGAGTAAAACGTGTATATGCAGTAACTGGCGATAGTTTAAATTATTTTAATGATGCCATAAGAAGGGACGGCAGGATAAAATGGATTCATGTCCGTCATGAAGAAGTCGGAGCTTATGCCGCTGCGGCTGAAGCAGAGCTTGATGGTTTCGCGGTCTGTGCAGGAAGCTGCGGTCCTGGCCATGTCCATTTAATAAATGGTTTGTATGATGCCCACCGCTCTCATATTCCTTTACTTGCTATTGCTTCGACCATCAACACCAGCGAAATGGGAATGGATTATTTTCAGGAAACAAATACAATTAAACTTTTTGATGATTGCAGTTGTTATAATCAAATGATCATGACCGCCGAACAGGCTCCCCGAATTATACAAACTGCTATACAACATGCATTAGGTAAAAAAGGCGTTGCTGTTATTGGTTTGCCAGGTGACGTTTCAGAGTTGGAAGCAGTACAAAGCAATATATCTACCCAGTATTTTTATTGCAATCCCGTTATCAGGCCTTCAGATTCTGAATTACAATTATTAGCAAAAACAATTAATGAAAGCTTCAAAATAACTTTGTTCTGCGGGATTGGAGCCGAAAAAGCACATGATCAGGTTGTCGAATTATCAAAACATATTAAAGCTCCTGTCGGATATTCATTCCGTGGAAAAATGAGCATTCAGCCTGATAATCCAAATGAAATTGGAATGACAGGTCTGTTAGGGCAGCCTTCAGCTTATCACAGCATGCACGAATCCGATCTTGTATTGTTGTTGGGAACTGATTTTCCTTACGATAAATTTATGCCTGTTGACAATAAAATTATACAGATAGATACAAGTTCTGAACGTTTGGGAAGACGCGCCAATCTGTATATGGGCTTGTGTGGTGATGTTTCAGATACTATTGAAGCCCTGTTGCCGTTGGTCGAAACAAAGACAGACGATAGTTTTTTACAAGCTCAGCTAAAACTGTACAGCACAGTAAAAGAAAATATGAATACTTACATTGCTGATAATGGGGGAGAAGATAATATTCAGCCCGAATATGTAGCACATATTATTGATAAATTGGCAGATCAAAATGCTATTTTTACAGTAGACACAGGAATGACATGTGTTTGGGGAGCACGTTTTATTAAAGGTACGGGAGCGCGCAAAATGCTCGGTTCTTTTAACCATGGCTCTATGGCAAATGCAATGCCTATGGCTATTGGAGCGGCCTTGGCGCATCCTGAAAAACAAGTTATTGCAATGTGCGGAGACGGAGGTTTATCTATGCTGATGGGAGATTTAGCAACGGTTAATCAATATAAAATACCTATCAAAATCATTGTGTTTAATAATCGGGCTTTAGGTATGGTAAAGCTTGAAATGGAAGTTATTGGATTGCCTGATAACGAAACGGATATGATAAATCCGGATTTTGGAATGATTGCTCAGGCAATGGGATTTCAAGGAGTAAACGTTCATAGACCGGAAGAGGTTGAAGGTGCTATCAAAGATGCATTTCTTCATGATGGGCCAGTTTTACTAAATATTTTTACTAATCCAAATTCACTTGCTATGCCGCCAAAAGTCGAATGGAAACAAGTTCTGGGAATGGCAAAATCAATGACAAGATTAATGCTTGGAGGCAAAATGGAGGAAGTCCTTGACACCATTAAATCAAATTATAAACATTTGAAAGAAGGTTTATAA